TTGCCGTCGTCGCCCTTGAGCGGGAAGTCGGCACCGCTGCGATCCTTGGTGGCGACGGTACGCAGCCGCAGCGCGCCCACGTCGGTGCGACCGGGGATCTCCAGGCGATCGAGCACCTCAGACCACGCGTAGATGGTGTTGCCGGCGAAGGTCGGGTTGGTGTGGCTGCCGCCGTTGATCGCGGCGACGTACTGGGCGTTGGCCAGGCCGTTGAACGACAGGGCGCGGGCGAGGCTGATGATGTTGCCGCCGTAGATGAGCCGGCGCCCGTTGCGGCCTTGGCCCTCCACGTGCTGGTTGAAGTGGACCTTGGCGGTGTTTTGGTAGAGCCGAGTGGCGATCATGTGCTCGGCTTCTTCGATCGTCATGCCATCGACATGGTCGATCTTCTCGCCGACTTCGTAGTCGTCCCAGACGAAAGGCGACCCCGCGAGGGTGGTGTCGTAGTCGCCGGTGACCTCAAACGGCACCTGAAGATCGTCGATCGCGACCGCGCCCGGCAGGTCCGGGATCACCGTCTCGGGAGCGGGCGCGTCCTGGTCGCGCTTGTTGACCATGACCCAGCGGACGTACTCGACGACCATCTCGCCGCGCTCGTTCGTTCCCGTGGTGCGCACGTAGACGACGCCGGTCTTGCCGTTGCTGTTTTGCTTCAGGCCGATCACTTCAGAGGTGGCGGCGAGGGTGTCGCCGGGATAGACCGGTACGCCGAACCGGCCGCCGGCATACCCGAGGTTGGCGACGGCGTTCAGCGAGATGTCCGGCACCGTCTTGCCGAAGACGATGTGGAAGACGAGCAGCGGATCGACCGGCATTCCCGGCATACCAAGCGATTCGGCGAAGCTGGCGCCAGAGGTGAGGGCAAACCGCGAGCCGTAGAGCGCGGTATACAGCGCCAGGTCGCCGTCGGTGACGGTGCGCGGCGTCGCGTGCACGATCTGCTGGCCAACGGTGAAGTCTTCGAAATAGTTGCCCGGCTGGGTCTTGCTCGTCATACCCTCACGTTATCGGCCAGTCCCGCAACCCCCACGACCCCCCGCGATCCGAACGTTATTCCCGCCGATCCGAGCGTTAATTCCGCCGATCCGAGAGATATTGCCGCCGATCCGAGCGTTAACTCCGCAGCGGAGCGGCGATCTCGGTCCAGAACTGCTCGGCGAACTCGTCGATCTCGGCAACGCTCCGCTTCCCGAACGTCGAGACGATGAACTCGTCGACGCCGGCGTCGCGGTACTCACCCACGATGTCGGTCAGCTGCGACGTGGTGCCGCCGATCGCCGGACGTCCTGACGCCGCCGCCTTTTCGGCACCGTCGGCACCGATAAAGATGAGCGCCTGCGTCGTACGCCGCAACGTGGCCGGATCGCGATCGCGGGCTTCGCACGCCCTGCTCATGACGGCCGACTTATGGGCAAATACATCCGGGGTCGCCCAGGTGTTCCACTCGTCGGCGTACGCCGCCACGATGCGCGGCATGGTCCGCTCACCGCTCGCGCCGATGAGCAGCGGGAGCGACCCGACTGGCCCGGGACTCAACGAGGCATCGCGCAGTTGATAGCGCGTTCCGTCGAAGGTCACCGGCTCGCCAGAGCGCAGGCGGGTGATCACTTCGCAGGCCTCGGCAAACCACGCGAGCCGTTCGCGCACGCTGCCGAGCTCAATTCCGTATGCCGTGTGCTCGTTGACCTGCCACCCTGCGCCGATGCCGAGGACAAACCGCCCCTGGCAGATTTCGTCAATGGCCGCAGCGGTTTTGGCCACCACCGCCGGGTGCCGGTAGGTGTTGCCGAGGACGAGCGAGCCAAGACGCACCCGCGGTACGACGGCGGCTAACGCCGCAAGTTGAGCGAGGCATTCACCCATCGGCTCGGAGTTTGGCTCGGGCGTGTTGGTCATGAAGTGGTCGGCGAGCCAGATCCCGTGCCAGCCGCGCTGCTCGGCGCGCATCGCGAGATCGTGCAGCTCGTTCCATGGGCGGTTGGCGGGAAGCCACAGGCTCAGATCCATGGACCGAGCCTACGACGATGGCGCCCGGGCTCGTAGGCTGGAGCGGTGACCGACCGACCCGCCGTACACACCACCCGCATCGACGGAGAGAGCCGCACTGTCGTCTTTCTTCACGGGCTTTTCGGTCAGGGGCGCAACTTCGCCTCGATCGCCAAGACGTTGACGCCGAAGTACGGCGTACTGCTTGTCGATCTGCCCAACCACGGCGCGTCGGCCTGGACCGACTCAGTCGACTACCTCGCTATGGCGGACTCGGTGGCGGAGGCGATTCGAGCGCAGTGCGGCGATGAGCAGGTTGCGCTGGTCGGTCATTCGATGGGCGGCAAGGTCGCGATGGTCGTCGCGTTGCGCCATCCTGATTTGATCGCCGAGTTGGTTGTCGTCGATATCGCGCCGGATGCGAGCGAGGGCGCGTCGGAGTTCGCGTACCTGCTCGAGTCGCTGGCGAAGATCGACCTCGAGGCTGTCGGGCGGCGCTCCGACGCTGACCTGGCACTAGCCGAGATGGTGCACAGCGCGACGTTGCGTGGGTTCTTGCTGCAGAACCTGCAGCGCAGCGAGGGCGGGTGGGGCTGGAAGGCCAACCTCGAGCTCCTCCGCCGCGAGCTGCGAGCGGTGGGCGAGTTTCCCGAGGGCCTCGAACAGCACCCTTACACCGGACCTGTGCTGTGGATCGCCGGTGCAAACTCCGACTATGTCCAACCTGAGCGCCATGGGGAGCAGATGCGGGCACTGTTTCCACGAGTACGCCGCATCGTGATCAAGGGCGCCGGCCACTGGGTGCACTCCGAGCAGCCGGATACGTTCATCATCACGCTGCGCAGGTTCCTCGACGACTCTGAGAAGCACCACGCCGCGAACCCAGCCTGAGACCCGAGGAAATTGGCTCGCGAGCCACGTCCGGGTTAGGCACACTGGCCGCATCCAACGAAAGGGGCTGCGGTGCAAGGGTTCTCACCGGAGTCGAGCTTCGGTCCGGAAGCGGCCGGGAGGTACGACGACCGTCCGCGCGGTGACGGACACGCGGCGAGCGAGTTCCTAGCCGCCCGCGCCCACGGTGCCCGAGCACTGGAGTTTGCGATCGGCACCGGACGGATTGCGCTTCCACTATCCGAACTCGGCGTGGAAGTCGACGGCATCGAGCTGTCCGAGGCGATGGTTGCTCAGCTGCGCAAGAAGCCCGGGGGAGCAGACCTCGACGTGTGGTCCGGAGATATGACTGCCATCCGCACGGGATCCAGCTATGGGCTCATCTACGTGCCCAGCGCGTGGATTAAGACGAATGCATATGCGCGGCCGGAAGATGTGGCGGCGAACGCCGTCGTACTCGATGTCTGCACCTATGACCCGGCCACGCAGATCCTGGATGAAAACCACGTGCGGATTGGTGACGATGGCGTACGGTTCAGCCCGATCTCGTGCCGGCTCGCGTGGCCGTCCGAGCTCGACCTGATGGCGCGGATCGCAGGCCTGTCACTTCTCGAGAGATACGGCGGCTGGCACCAGCAGCCGTATACCGGCGAAGGCATGCATGTCTCGGTTTACGGTCGTGCACCAGCTTCGTCGCGCGCCCGGCAGACGAAGTAGGCGCGCACCGACTCGTCACTCGCGTCCTGACCACCGATTTCGCGGACCTCGAGTACGTCGAACCCGGCATCCTCGACCATGGCGCGCACTGTGTCGAGCGGAAAGGCGACCTCGACGATGACTTCACGCTGCGGCTGCTCGCCAGCCACCTCAGCGTTGATTTCCCAGTCATATTGGGCATCTTGAGTAGGTCTCACGTCCATCGTGAGCGTGGCGTCGTCGACGTCGAAGGTAACCGGAGTGTTTTCGGCAAGCGTCCGAAGGCGCCCGACGGTATTCATGTCCCAGAGGAAGATTCCCCCGGGCTGCAGATGCGAGCGGGCGACAGCAAACGTGGCTGCCCACTTCGTAGGATCAACGATGTGGTTGATCGTGTCGAAGACGCACGCGACAACGTCGAATCGCTGGTCCAGCGCGAGCCGCGTGATGTCGTCCTCGATCAAGCGGGCGCCTAGATCCTTCGATCGCGCAACGGTAAGCATTGCGCTTGAGCGATCCACTCCGACCTTGTTCCACGCTTTCGGCAGCTCGGCGAGTACGCCGCCCGTGCCACATCCGAGCTCGAGAAGCGACCGCGGTTCGTCGCCGTACTGCCGCGCCTTGTCGATGACCCACGCGGCAAAGCCAGCCGGTGAGTCGCCCTCGGCCCTGTCGTAGTACTTCGCAAATACGTCGTACATCAGCGCGACGCTAGCAGCGTTCTGCACGCTGGGGGAGCGGATGCGGGGCGGTGCAAAGATCGGGTGATGAGCGACTATGAGGCCTTCGCAGACCAGTTCGCGGCACACGCCGAGGGCTCGGCGTTCAATGCTCACTATGACCGGCCCGCAGTGCTGGCGCTATTAGGGCCGGTCACGGGGCTCCGGGTACTTGATGTCGGCTGCGGACCTGGGCTGTACCTCGAGGAGTTGCTGCGTCGCGGAGCGGCAAAGGTGATCGGCTCTGATGCAAGCCAGCGGATGGTCGAGCTCGCCCGGGCGCGGGTGGGCGAGAACGCCGAGCTCCGCGTGCATGACCTCAACGAGCCGATGCCGTGGATGTCGACCGGCTCAGGCGAGCGTGTGGTGATGGCGCTAACGATCCACCACCTAGAACGGCCGCGGGTGGCACTCCATGAGGCGCATCGCGTCCTCACCGCCGATGGCCGCATCGTCATTTCGACGGTGCACCCGATTTCAGACTGGATGCAGCTCGGCGGGAGCTACTTCGCCGACGAGATCGTCGAGGACACGTGGAACGTCGGCTGGGACGTACGCTTCAGACGAGCACCACTAGAGGCGCTGGTGGCTGACTTCAAAGCAGCTGGTTTCGTGATCGAGGATCTCGTCGAGCCGCGACCGGCTCCCTCGATGGCAGCCGCGTTTCCAGACGTCGCGGAGCGGCTCGAGCGCGAGCCGGCGTTTATCGCGTTTCGGCTGCGCAAGGCGTGAGCGACTACTCGCGTACGCCGATCATGCCGCTGAGGTACGCCGCCTGGCCCGCGTGCTGCGCCGCATCGTCGATGACGCTGACGAGCCGTACGCCGCGGGTGACCGGCGGGTTCCACATGCGGTCGACGACCTCGTCGAGACCGTCGTTATCGACCGTCTTCAGGTAGGCGACGGTGGCGTCGGTAGCCGCGTCCAGGTATCCGGTCAGCAATGACGTGTCATCAACCGTCACGCGGGCGGCCTCGGCGGGCGAGTGTCCGTAGCCCATCGAGTCGTCTGGCAGGTCCAGCCCGAAACGGCCGACCCAGTCGTCGCGCTGCCACACCTGCTCAGTGCCTGCGAGCGTCGCGATCTGGGCGTCCTGCTCGCGAGCCATGTGCCACAGCAGCCAGCTGATCGAGTTCAGTCCCTCGCCCGGCTGCCAGTTGGCCTGTTCAGCGGTGAGCCCGTCGAGCGCGCCGTTCCCGGCCTCGCGGGTGCGTTCAATGCCGTCAATAAGTAGGTCGCGTGCCTCCATACTTCGACGATACCCACGACCACAGACAGCGGTGTCGAGACAGAGTGCCTAGAGGTGTACGACGCCATCGAGATAGCGCCGGTATGCGCCGCTGAGTTCCACCCGATCGCCGATGACCTCGCAGTCAACCGTGCCGCCGCGTCTGGAGATCTGCCGGCCGACGAGGTGGGATTTGCCCAATGCAGCCGCCCAGTACGGCGCGATCTGGGCGTGTGCCGACCCGGTGACGGGATCTTCGTCGACGCCCGACTCGCCGCCGAACCAGCGCGATACGAAGTCAATTCCGGCGTACCGCTCACCTGCAGCGGCGGTGAGCACGAACCCGCGCTGCGGGAGTCGGGCGAGGGCTGAGAAGTCCGGCGTCGCGGCGAGTACGTCGGCAGCCGAAGGAGCGACGCAGATCAGGTCGAGGGACTGCAGCATTTCGTGCACTGGCACGCCCAGCGCCTCGACGACCACAGCGTCGAGGTCGACAGGGGAAGACGGCTCGGCGGGAAAGTTCATCCGCAGCCAACCTTGCTGGTCACCTCGCGTGACGCTCAGCCACCCGCTCAACGTCCAAAACCAGATTCGCTCGGCCGACGGGTCGACGTCGTCGAACAGGTACGCCGCGGTTGCCAACGTCGCGTGACCGCAGAGAGTCACTTCGATCGACGGGGTAAACCACCGCAGGTGATACGTCGGCCCGGGGCCAGGTGGGCCGGTCGCGTCAGGCGGCAGGTCAGGCACGAAAAACGCGGTCTCAGAGAGATTGTTTTCCTGCGCGATTCGCTGCAGTAGATCGTCAGGCAGCCACTCCGCAAGCGGCATGACTGCCGCCGGGTTGCCTTCAAACGGCCGCTCGGCAAACGCGTCGATCTGGAACAACGGGACATCCATGCCGCAGACTCTTCCACAGTGCCATCCCCGCGCCGCACGGCGCGACGAGAGGAGCCCGTCATGCGTGTTATCGAGATCATCGCGGACCTGCACGTCGACGACCTCAGCGATGCGAAGGACTTCTACGCGAGCTACCTGGGGCTCGCCGACGAGGAGTTCAACCTCGGCTGGGTCGCGCGTCATACCTCGCCACAGACCGGCGCGCACGTTCAGCTGGTGACCCGCGACGAGACGGCGGCCGAGGATCCGGTCGTGTCGGTCAAGGTCGACGACGTCGATGCGGCGTACCGCGAGGCGCAGGAGTGTGGCTACGAGATCGTGCACCCGCTCACCGACGAGACGTGGGGAGTACGCCGCTTCTTCGTCCGTGCCCCCGACGGCAACGTGCTCAACATCGTGGCCCATCGCACCTGAGCTGACCCGTCGTCCGCGACACGGAAATCTTCGCCACCTTTGGGCCCCGATGCGCGCGACGGAGCGCTACACTGACTCGCTGGCGAAGGGGAGTATCCCGATACGCCGCGATCGTCATCACGGGGCCTGGCCTCCGGTCGCGGGGCGCACTGTCACAAGACGAGCGCGGGAGAGACGTTCGCGCTGTCCGCGCACCCACCGAGAGGCCATTCCTTGACCGCCTACCAGATCTTCGAGATCGCCTCCATGGCAGTTCTCGTCGCCATCCTGATCTTCGACCTGTCCCTGGTCATCCACCGCCCGCACGTGCCCTCGATGAAGGAAGCGACCGGCTGGGTCGGCTTCTACATCGCGTTGGCGCTGATCTTCGCCGGTGTGCTGTTCTGGATGGGCGACTCCGGCAAAGCCACCGAGTTCATGACCGGCTGGCTGCTGGAGTACTCGCTGTCGATTGACAACCTGTTTGTCTTCATCATCATCCTGAGCCGCTTTACCGTGCCGAAGGAGATGCAGCAGCGCATCCTGATGATCGGCATCCTGATCGCGATCGTGCTGCGCGGCATCTTCATCCTGGTCGGCGTACGCATCATCGAGCAGTTCTCCTGGGTGTTCTACATCTTCGGCGCCTACCTGGTGTACGTCGGCTTCAAGCAGGCGTTTGGCCACGATGATGACGCCGGCGAGAAGGACTCGTGGCTGATTCGGCTGCTGAAGAAGCGCGCGAACTTCACCGATACGTGGAACGGCGGCAAGGTCACCAAGAACATTGACGGGACGAAGTACCTCACCCCGTTCCTGTTGGTGATCCTCGCGCTGGGTACGACGGACCTGCTGTTTGCGATCGACTCGATCCCCGCGATCTTCTCGGTAACGACCGATCCGTTCTTGGTCTTCGCCTGTAACATCTTCGCGCTGATGGGCCTGCGCCAGCTCTACTTCCTGCTCGGCGGGTTGCTCGAGCGCCTGGTCTACTTGCACTACGGCATCGCTGCGATCCTCGCCTTCATCGGCGTCAAGCTGGTGTTCCACGCGATGAAGGCCAACGATGTCCCGTGGATCAACAACGGCGAGCCGATCAAGTGGGTCCCGGAGATCCAGAACTGGCACTCGCTGCTGGTGATCGTGGTGTCGATGATCGTTGCCGTCGTCGCGTCGCTGATCAAGATGCGTCGCGACGCGCAGACGACCGGCGACACTTCGATGCACATCGGGCCGTCGGAGGCTGAGCTTGGTCCAGACGGGCACTATCACATCGTTGACATGACCGGCGCGAGCTTCATGCGTCCGCTGCGGGTGGAGCCGACTGACACCGGCACGCTGACGGTGATCGACGCAAAGGGCAAGGAAGCACCGGCGACCCAGTTCGAGCGCGAGACACTGCGGGCCGCAGCGCGCGAGGACATGGACGAGGACGAATTGCAGAAGGTGCGCGATCACATCGCCAAGCACGGCGACGGCCGCGATACGCAAGACGCGTCTGCCGCTGGCAACGACTCACCCGAGCAGCCAACCCGCTAATCGACCCACCATCGGTGGTTGAGCAGTGCGAGCCCGTCCGTCGAGACCTCGCACCCAGCAACGCCACCAACACCAAAGCGGCGCCACCCACATCGGGTGGCGCCGCTTCGGCGTACTCGTGCGCGAGAGAGCTCGGTGTTACTCCGAGGCTTCGACGCGGCGGCGGGTGGTCAGCAGCAGCGCGCCGCCAGCCACAACGAGCCCGGCGGCGATACCGCCAAGAGCACTGAGGTCAGAACCGGTCTTAGCGAGCTCCGGTTTAGCCGTACCCCCGGTTCCGGGCGTGTCAGTGCCTGTGCCCGGCATGCAGTCGTCATCGCTCCCTGACGGCGAGGACGTCGCCGGAGTCTGCGGGTTCGGCTGGTCCGGGTTCGGAGTCTCGACGCAGGTCGTCTCCGGCTCGGTGGTCCCCGGAGGAGTCGTCACCGGCGGTGTGGTGGTCGGCGGCGTCGTCACTGGAGGAGTCGTCGTCGGAGGGGGAGTGGTCGGCGGCGGTGTGGTGGTCGGCGGCGGAGTCGTGGTGACGACACTCGCCGTGTTGGTCAGTGAGACCGTGACCGTCTTCTGCTCCTGAACGGTGACCTGTGCCGACTTACCGTCCGCGGCGATCACGATTCCCTCGGAGCCTCCGGAGAACTTCGGGTCGCCCCACTCGACGCCTGAGATGGCAGGCAGCTTGATCTCGTCGAGCGTGACGACGGTGCCCGTCGGCAGGTTGGTGATGGTCTGCGCGGCGCCGCCGGCGGTCATCGTGACCTCCTTGGTCACCGGCTGACCGTCCTGCTCGTACGTCGCCTGAACCGTGAAGGTGGTGTCCGCGGGTACGGCGCTCGCGCCTTCACCGGCGATGGCGAGCTTCTGCACGCCGATGCTGCCGAAGCCGGGGCCGTTGATGTCGCCGCCGCCCTCGAAGCGACGGGTGACCTTGGAGCGCACGTCTTGGCCCTCGAAGCTTGCGACGTTGTCGTAGACCTCGCCCTCGGCGGAGGTGGTGGTCTGCGAGATGTACTGGACGCGGTAGAGCTTCTCGGGGTTGAAGACCTCAAGCGGGATCGACATCGTGAACCCGGTTTCGGTCGCGACCATCTCGACACCGCGAGTGTCGCCGTTGTACGCCGCGACAGTGGTCCACGCGTTCGCCCCCGGCGCGTCCTGCTCCTGAATCTGCCAGCCCTCCTTCATGACCTGATTCGGGCCAAGGACGTCGGTGATGACGAGAGGATCCGTGGTGCCGACGGAGTTGCCGGGGACGAAGATCGACCAGATGATCTCGCTGCGGTCGGGTCCGGTGAACCAGCCCCACTTCGCTGGCTGCTCGGGGAAGACCGTGTCCTCCGGACCGATGCCGCCCTCGCCCGGCAGGTCGACCGGAACGACCTCACCGTTGATATCGAAGTTCACGGTCTCCTCGGAGACCTGCTTGCTGGCCTGAGCCTTGAGCCACACGCCGCCCTCGACGAACTCGCGGTCAGCGACCTTCTCGTTGAGCGTGCAGGTGACCGTCGATCCGTCACTGCCCGAGGTGGTGCAGCTGCCGAGCGTGACGCCGTCCTTGTCCTTTAGATCGAAGGTGATCGCTGAGGTGCGGAACGAGTTGGGCAGCTTCAAGCTGAAGGTATCGCCGGCCGCTGGCGCAGCCTTGCCTTCGCTCGAGAACTCGAAGCTGATCTCTACTTCGTTCCACTGGTTCAGTGGCGCGTCGGGATCAGAGCCCGATGTGTTGGTGATGGCGATCGAGTCACGGTTGATGAGATCGGAGCGGTCGGCGGCGTACGCCGGACTCGCAATGGCAAGTAGGCCGACTCCGAGTACGGCGGCCATAAACCACCGCAGCACCCTCGAAGCACGGCAAGAAAGCAGTGTGGACACTGGTCCCCCGTGGTAGCGCGTGGCAAAACCCGCACCCGGAGACGTTTCCCCACGTCCGGGCCGGTTTTGTGGTCGTCCCCATGTCGACCAGCCACGAACCTAACAAAGATGCCACGCGCGTGGTGGGAGTCGACGGCAGAAAGTAAGAATCGTCTCAGCCGCTTGATCTGCAATCAGATTTCAACCGCGCCACCTGGGGATTTGCATTATGCGTTCGCGCAACCTCGAGACGGGGAATGGAGCGTTGGCCGCCGACTTCTGCGACCAACGCTCCATTGCGGTAGCGGGCGGTTAGTGCTCGCCGGTGATGCTGAACTTCTTAGGCACGAGCCTGAACACCGTGATCGATGCCAGCAGGAGGATCACGCCACCGATGATCGAGGCGAAGCCGAGGCCATCGTTGAACGCGTCGGTCGCGGCAGTTGCCAGCGCCGGGATGTCGAGTTCATTCGACACGCTCATCGCGCCGACAATCGAGTCCTCGGCAGCGTGTGCCAGGGCAGGATCGAGTCCCTGCGCGACGAAGTCCGAGATGCCAAGATTGGAACGGTAGATTGCCGAGGCGGCGCTGCCGATCACCGCGATACCAAGGACATTTCCGACGTCGTACATCGACTCTTCAATGGCCGCAGCGTTTCCGGCCTTCTCGGTCGGCGTACTTCCCATGATGATGGCCGACGCGATCGCCAGAGATCCGGTGCCAGCGCCCACCATCAGCAGGGGTACGACGAACTGCCAGTAGCTGATGAGGTCGCCCATGAACGCGATGCTCAAGATCCCGACGCCTGCGATCACCAGCCCGCCGGTGATGACGGCTCGCGGTGTCGTGCGCTGTGCGAGCGCCGGCGCAAACGGTGCTGACAGCATCCCGCCAAGCGCCATCGGCAGCAGTGCGACACCTGCGAGGATCGGCGTGAACTCGCCGACTGTCTGCAGCCACTGCGCAACGAGCAGCAGGACTCCGGCCATCGCAAGGCTCGCGACGAGCGCGGCGATCACGCCGGCGCTGAACGGCTTGCTCTTGAAGAGCCGCAGATCGAGCATCGGGTCGTTGCTGTGCAGACAACGCAGGACGAACAGCGCGAGGATCGCCAGGCCGCCGGCGAGCATTGCCCAGGAGCCGAAGTCGTCCAGGCCATTCTTGGCAAGATTCTTTATTCCCCAGACGGTTCCGACCATTCCCGCGATCGCAAGCAGTGAGGCGAGCATGTCCCAGCGCGGCGGGTTGGGGTCACGCGCTTCGGGGAGCAGGATGATCCCAGCTGTGATCGCCAGGATGACGATCGGAACGTTGATCAAGAACGCCGAGTGCCAGCTGAAGAACTCGAGCAGTGCGCCGCCGACCAGCGGTCCGACGACTGCGCCGAGGCCGGCGGTGACCGACCAGACCGCGAGGGCCCGTGCCCGCTCGGCCGGGTCGGTAAAGATGGTCCGGATCATCGACAGGGTGGTAGGCATGATCATCGCGCCACCGACGCCGAGTGCGGCTCGCAGTGCGATCACTTGGCCTGACGTTGTGGCGATCAGTACTAGCGCTGAGACGATGCCGAAGATAGCGAAGCCGGTGAGCAGAATCTTCTTGCGTCCCCAGCGATCGGCGACCGCGCTCATCGGGATCAGAAGTCCGGCAAGCACCAGAGAGTAGACGTCGACGATCCACAGCTGCTCGGTCGCTGTCGACGACAGTTCGGCGACCAGATTCGGCAGCGCCATGATGAGGATCGTCATGTCCATCACGACGATCATCAGCCCGACCGACAGCATGGTCAGCGCGGACCAACGCTGTCTCTTCGATAAGGATCCGGGCTTCTTCGGGGCGAGCAGGCTGGTCACTTCGTTCCTTCCATGAGTCGGCGGATTGCCGCGGTCATCTCGTCTTCGTTGGGCGCGGTGCCGCGAAGTGCTTGCAGGACGACGCCGTCGCTATACGTGGCGACCGCCCGAGCGGCGGTGGGATCGACGTACTTCGAGAGATGCTCGACGAGGCCGTCGTACCACTGCGTCGTTAGCGCGGCGAGCTTCGGATTCTCTAGATTCGCTACGTAGAAGGCGGTTTCGGCACGCACGCGGTCCTTGTCGCTGAGGTACGCCGCCAGCTCGCGGGCGATGGTGCGCGGGCGGTCGGTCGAGGTCTGTAGGTCATCGACGAGGGTGGCCATCTCGGCCTCCATCGCTTCGGCGAGGGTGGCGAGCGCTTCGGCGAGCAGATCGTCCAGGGTCGCGAAGTACTGCGTCGTCGAGCCGAGGGGTACGCCGGCCTTCGCCGCGACTTTGCGATGCGTCACGCCGTTCAGGCCGAGGTCGATGATGAGGTCCGCGGCAGCCGCCACGATCGCTCGCTTGCGACCCTCTGGGTCACGTGTGGTCTTCGAGGTCATGTATCTAATGTACATGCGTACATGTACAGGTGTACAGGATATGCTTTGTGACCCCACCCTCACCTTGTCCGGTCGGTTCGGGGCGTCGATCCGCCGTTCAGGGCAATCCTCAGGCGAGACTTGGGGAGTGACGGAACTACCAGCGATTGAGATTGGCGCGCTCGCACCCGAGGCGCGATTGCTCCTTGAGGCGATCGTGAACGCGAGGCGGGTAGTCGTGCGGCAAGACGGAGCGACGTTGGGCCGCCTCACCTTCGAGCCTCAGGCTGTTCAGCCGGTCGATGCCGAACGCCCCAAGATCGTCGTGGCCGCAATGGATCTTCCCGACGAAGCACTCGACAAGCTCAGGGATGACTTCGGTCCCGGGTTCGTCGTGATGGACCTGCACGACGCGCCGCCGTCGGCCGACATCGTGCTAGTGCACGCGGTGAGCCCGCAGCTCATCGCCTCGCTCCGGGCGATGTATCCCGATGC
The nucleotide sequence above comes from Epidermidibacterium keratini. Encoded proteins:
- a CDS encoding TerC family protein, which gives rise to MTAYQIFEIASMAVLVAILIFDLSLVIHRPHVPSMKEATGWVGFYIALALIFAGVLFWMGDSGKATEFMTGWLLEYSLSIDNLFVFIIILSRFTVPKEMQQRILMIGILIAIVLRGIFILVGVRIIEQFSWVFYIFGAYLVYVGFKQAFGHDDDAGEKDSWLIRLLKKRANFTDTWNGGKVTKNIDGTKYLTPFLLVILALGTTDLLFAIDSIPAIFSVTTDPFLVFACNIFALMGLRQLYFLLGGLLERLVYLHYGIAAILAFIGVKLVFHAMKANDVPWINNGEPIKWVPEIQNWHSLLVIVVSMIVAVVASLIKMRRDAQTTGDTSMHIGPSEAELGPDGHYHIVDMTGASFMRPLRVEPTDTGTLTVIDAKGKEAPATQFERETLRAAAREDMDEDELQKVRDHIAKHGDGRDTQDASAAGNDSPEQPTR
- a CDS encoding Ig-like domain-containing protein translates to MLRWFMAAVLGVGLLAIASPAYAADRSDLINRDSIAITNTSGSDPDAPLNQWNEVEISFEFSSEGKAAPAAGDTFSLKLPNSFRTSAITFDLKDKDGVTLGSCTTSGSDGSTVTCTLNEKVADREFVEGGVWLKAQASKQVSEETVNFDINGEVVPVDLPGEGGIGPEDTVFPEQPAKWGWFTGPDRSEIIWSIFVPGNSVGTTDPLVITDVLGPNQVMKEGWQIQEQDAPGANAWTTVAAYNGDTRGVEMVATETGFTMSIPLEVFNPEKLYRVQYISQTTTSAEGEVYDNVASFEGQDVRSKVTRRFEGGGDINGPGFGSIGVQKLAIAGEGASAVPADTTFTVQATYEQDGQPVTKEVTMTAGGAAQTITNLPTGTVVTLDEIKLPAISGVEWGDPKFSGGSEGIVIAADGKSAQVTVQEQKTVTVSLTNTASVVTTTPPPTTTPPPTTPPPTTTPPVTTPPTTTPPVTTPPGTTEPETTCVETPNPDQPNPQTPATSSPSGSDDDCMPGTGTDTPGTGGTAKPELAKTGSDLSALGGIAAGLVVAGGALLLTTRRRVEASE
- a CDS encoding TetR/AcrR family transcriptional regulator, which codes for MTSKTTRDPEGRKRAIVAAAADLIIDLGLNGVTHRKVAAKAGVPLGSTTQYFATLDDLLAEALATLAEAMEAEMATLVDDLQTSTDRPRTIARELAAYLSDKDRVRAETAFYVANLENPKLAALTTQWYDGLVEHLSKYVDPTAARAVATYSDGVVLQALRGTAPNEDEMTAAIRRLMEGTK
- a CDS encoding MFS transporter is translated as MLSVGLMIVVMDMTILIMALPNLVAELSSTATEQLWIVDVYSLVLAGLLIPMSAVADRWGRKKILLTGFAIFGIVSALVLIATTSGQVIALRAALGVGGAMIMPTTLSMIRTIFTDPAERARALAVWSVTAGLGAVVGPLVGGALLEFFSWHSAFLINVPIVILAITAGIILLPEARDPNPPRWDMLASLLAIAGMVGTVWGIKNLAKNGLDDFGSWAMLAGGLAILALFVLRCLHSNDPMLDLRLFKSKPFSAGVIAALVASLAMAGVLLLVAQWLQTVGEFTPILAGVALLPMALGGMLSAPFAPALAQRTTPRAVITGGLVIAGVGILSIAFMGDLISYWQFVVPLLMVGAGTGSLAIASAIIMGSTPTEKAGNAAAIEESMYDVGNVLGIAVIGSAASAIYRSNLGISDFVAQGLDPALAHAAEDSIVGAMSVSNELDIPALATAATDAFNDGLGFASIIGGVILLLASITVFRLVPKKFSITGEH